DNA sequence from the Flavobacterium lipolyticum genome:
AGGAAGCAAAAGGAATAGGATGAGTATTTTATAATGTTTTTTCATGTGTAGTGTTAGTTTTAAAATTTTCATTTTCTTCAATGCGTTTCAATACTGTTTGTAAAAAGGAAATACGTGTTTCCAGGTTACTGATCATGGCATAAATAATTTGTTTGTTTTCGCCGTTTTTCTGCAATTCTTTCATGATTTTTGCATAATCGGTATCAAACACCTTCATTTGTTTTAAGGCATCGTTAATAATCTGTTCATTCTGAGGAGAACTTTTTTCTTTTAATTTTACTAGCTCATTATCGATTAAAATACTGAATATCGAATCGGTTCTTTTGGCTTCCTTTGAAGCAAACTTATACTGTTTAGGCTCCTGGTAACTGTTGTAGAATATAGATACCCCCAACAATACCACAATTGAAGCAGCAATGGCCCAGACCGCATGATTTTTCTTCTTAGGTTGTTTTTTGTTTAATTTATTTAAGAAATCAAGCTGATGGTCAGAAGTTAATTCGGCTACATCCCATTGGTTCTCAAACTTTTTGAATAATTGATCTAAATCGTCATTTTCCTTTTTCATATCTCCTCTAATTTTTTTCGTAAACTTTCTTTTGCTCTGCTTAGCGTCGTCCGGCAATTAGCATAACTGATGTTTAATATTTCACTAATTTCCTCCTGATCGTAACCCTCAATATAAAAAAGGGTTAAAACCATACGATAATTGTCTTTCAGGTTTGAAATCGTATCTAAGACTTGTTTT
Encoded proteins:
- a CDS encoding anti-sigma factor — encoded protein: MKKENDDLDQLFKKFENQWDVAELTSDHQLDFLNKLNKKQPKKKNHAVWAIAASIVVLLGVSIFYNSYQEPKQYKFASKEAKRTDSIFSILIDNELVKLKEKSSPQNEQIINDALKQMKVFDTDYAKIMKELQKNGENKQIIYAMISNLETRISFLQTVLKRIEENENFKTNTTHEKTL